The Desmonostoc muscorum LEGE 12446 genome includes a region encoding these proteins:
- a CDS encoding sensor histidine kinase produces MHLLRKMRFPPSQLVTVTVMLTLLLFIPQIWLNWQAYHNFNSINNTEFQLQKLSDEIIYYDEVLTMSARMNAATGDLKWEQRYRQFEPQLDAAIKESMKLAPKTYKNEDAKKVDIANQRLVAMEYQSFDLVQKNQKEAAQLLLSSREYETQKHIYADGVAKRKRDILLQLQHKIAEYRQKMFWAIFQSIIGLAMLIPAWFLVLHLLQEYLKAKKFAQAALEETNYMLEMQVARRTEKLNQKNIQLEQTLQELQHTQVQLIQTEKMSSLGQLVAGVAHEINNPVNFIYGNLTYVREYTQSLLILIDLYQQQYPNHNPEINIFINEIDLEFIIDDLPKILSSMVVGADRICEIVLSLRNFSRLDEAEMKFVDIHEGINSTLLILQHYLKDKHEQQEIAIIKQYGNLPLVECYPGGLNQVFMNILSNAIDALRQQQIDSLKTEIKQHSCIIIHTEVKNQECVIISIKDNASGIEEEVKSRLFDPFFTTKSVGKGTGLGLSISYQIIVDKHKGKINCISEPGKGAEFVIEIPIKQIRQEIKSGSE; encoded by the coding sequence ATGCACTTGCTCCGTAAAATGAGATTTCCTCCTTCTCAACTAGTAACTGTAACAGTAATGTTAACATTACTGTTATTTATTCCCCAAATTTGGCTAAACTGGCAAGCATATCATAACTTCAATAGCATTAATAATACTGAATTTCAGCTACAAAAACTAAGTGATGAAATTATCTATTATGATGAAGTATTAACCATGTCAGCCCGCATGAATGCGGCTACAGGAGACCTGAAGTGGGAACAACGGTATCGTCAATTTGAACCTCAACTTGATGCTGCTATTAAAGAATCTATGAAACTAGCTCCTAAAACATATAAAAATGAGGATGCAAAAAAAGTTGATATTGCTAATCAGCGATTAGTTGCAATGGAATATCAATCTTTTGATTTAGTCCAGAAAAATCAAAAAGAAGCAGCACAATTACTATTGTCCAGTCGAGAATATGAAACTCAGAAACACATTTATGCTGATGGTGTTGCTAAAAGAAAGCGTGATATTTTACTTCAGTTGCAACATAAAATTGCTGAATATCGCCAAAAAATGTTTTGGGCAATTTTCCAATCTATTATAGGTTTAGCAATGCTGATTCCGGCATGGTTTTTAGTATTGCATTTATTGCAGGAATACTTAAAAGCTAAAAAATTTGCTCAAGCCGCCTTAGAAGAAACTAATTATATGTTGGAAATGCAAGTCGCGAGAAGAACCGAAAAACTAAACCAGAAAAATATTCAATTAGAACAGACACTACAAGAATTGCAACACACTCAAGTACAGCTGATTCAAACTGAAAAAATGTCCTCACTAGGTCAGTTAGTCGCTGGTGTTGCTCATGAAATTAATAACCCTGTTAATTTTATTTATGGTAACTTAACTTACGTTAGAGAATATACTCAAAGTTTGCTCATTTTAATTGACTTATATCAACAACAATATCCTAATCACAATCCAGAAATAAACATTTTTATTAATGAAATAGATTTAGAGTTTATTATTGACGATCTGCCAAAAATCTTATCTTCAATGGTAGTTGGTGCCGATCGTATTTGCGAGATTGTGCTATCTTTACGAAACTTCTCGCGTCTTGATGAAGCAGAAATGAAATTTGTGGATATTCATGAAGGAATTAATAGTACACTGTTAATTTTGCAACATTATCTCAAAGATAAGCATGAACAGCAGGAAATTGCCATTATCAAGCAATATGGAAATTTGCCTCTTGTCGAATGTTATCCGGGAGGGCTAAATCAGGTATTTATGAATATCCTCAGTAACGCTATTGATGCTTTACGCCAACAGCAAATAGACTCTTTAAAAACAGAAATTAAACAACATAGTTGCATTATTATTCATACGGAAGTTAAAAATCAAGAGTGCGTGATTATCAGTATCAAGGATAATGCTTCAGGAATAGAAGAGGAGGTTAAAAGTAGATTATTTGATCCCTTCTTTACTACTAAATCTGTAGGTAAAGGTACTGGATTAGGATTATCTATTAGTTATCAGATTATCGTAGATAAACATAAGGGAAAAATCAATTGCATTTCTGAACCTGGTAAAGGGGCAGAATTTGTAATTGAGATTCCTATCAAGCAGATAAGACAAGAAATCAAATCAGGAAGCGAATAG
- the lnt gene encoding apolipoprotein N-acyltransferase translates to MQKKQSKKQGKQGRQGEKLTSLLPWLIALGSGVLMGVTVAPVGAWFLAWIALAPLWVLVVTSPPAPSSSPAPPALLWGIAYHGIALSWITGIHPMTWLGVPWLPSLAITLFCWGFISVLGGIFVTVWAAVMVRLGGQKPWLRILIGTAVWCGLESLWSAGPLWWSSLAYTQSPHNLVIVHLGQLSGPNTVTAAIVAVNGLIAEGWTNRRGAENTEKILSALSAPLRFVNKYFATATGLLITLHLIGFILYTRPIAQPPEAALTVGIVQGNIPNRLLRSSEGFRRAQENYTNGYINLANQGVDAVLTAEGALPVFQRNLMATTLVAAVKEKGVVAWIGAFGERGRSYTISLFTLNNQGEIVGRYDKAKLVPLGEYIPLEGILGAIVQRLSPLDAHQVAGSANQVFDTPFGRAIASICYESAFPEQFRYQAAAGGQFILSSSNDAHYSRWMPLQHHAQDIMRAIETDRWSARATNTGYSAFVDPHGRTLWISGYNTYETHAQRIYRRETKTLYVRWGDWLTPLLLISSGGFWVFKIKNLKVNSEK, encoded by the coding sequence ATGCAGAAGAAGCAGAGTAAAAAGCAGGGGAAGCAGGGGAGGCAGGGGGAGAAATTAACCTCCTTACTTCCTTGGTTGATTGCCTTAGGGAGTGGCGTTTTGATGGGGGTGACCGTCGCCCCCGTCGGCGCCTGGTTCCTGGCTTGGATTGCCCTAGCTCCCCTCTGGGTATTAGTTGTTACTTCCCCCCCTGCTCCCTCATCTTCCCCTGCCCCCCCTGCCCTCCTCTGGGGTATCGCCTATCACGGTATCGCCCTTTCCTGGATTACCGGAATTCATCCCATGACTTGGTTAGGCGTTCCGTGGTTGCCGAGTTTGGCAATCACGCTTTTTTGTTGGGGATTCATCAGTGTCTTGGGAGGGATATTTGTTACTGTTTGGGCGGCTGTAATGGTTCGCCTGGGCGGGCAAAAACCCTGGCTACGTATACTAATTGGTACGGCGGTGTGGTGTGGGTTAGAAAGTCTCTGGAGTGCTGGTCCTTTGTGGTGGAGTTCTCTTGCTTACACACAAAGTCCGCATAATCTCGTAATTGTACACCTTGGTCAACTCTCTGGGCCGAATACTGTGACAGCGGCAATAGTCGCTGTGAATGGCTTGATTGCTGAAGGATGGACGAACCGGAGAGGCGCAGAGAACACAGAGAAAATTCTCTCTGCGCTCTCTGCGCCTCTGCGGTTCGTTAATAAATACTTCGCTACTGCCACAGGTTTATTAATCACCTTACACTTAATAGGTTTTATTTTATATACTCGTCCCATTGCCCAACCACCAGAAGCGGCGTTGACAGTGGGAATTGTTCAAGGTAATATTCCTAACCGACTTTTGCGGAGTTCCGAAGGATTTCGTCGCGCCCAAGAAAATTACACTAATGGATATATAAATTTAGCAAATCAAGGTGTAGATGCAGTCCTCACCGCAGAAGGCGCTTTACCTGTTTTCCAGCGTAACTTGATGGCAACTACTTTGGTCGCAGCAGTGAAGGAAAAAGGCGTAGTTGCTTGGATTGGGGCTTTTGGCGAACGAGGACGCAGCTATACAATTAGCTTGTTTACTTTGAATAATCAAGGTGAAATTGTCGGCCGCTACGACAAAGCGAAATTAGTGCCTTTGGGAGAATATATTCCCTTGGAAGGAATTTTAGGCGCAATAGTTCAGCGGTTATCGCCTTTGGATGCACACCAAGTTGCTGGTTCAGCAAATCAGGTATTTGACACTCCTTTTGGTAGAGCGATCGCTAGTATATGTTATGAATCTGCTTTTCCTGAACAATTTCGCTATCAAGCTGCGGCGGGTGGACAATTTATTCTCAGTTCTTCTAACGATGCCCATTACAGTCGGTGGATGCCATTACAGCACCATGCACAGGATATCATGCGGGCAATTGAAACTGATAGATGGTCAGCACGGGCAACTAATACTGGATATTCAGCCTTTGTAGATCCTCACGGGAGAACCTTGTGGATATCTGGATATAATACCTACGAAACTCATGCCCAAAGAATTTATCGCCGAGAGACAAAGACTTTATATGTGCGTTGGGGTGATTGGTTGACACCGCTGTTGTTAATATCCTCTGGAGGATTTTGGGTGTTCAAAATAAAGAACTTAAAAGTAAATAGTGAAAAGTAA
- the gyrA gene encoding DNA topoisomerase (ATP-hydrolyzing) subunit A, with product MTTSQERIIPTDLRNEMSQSYLEYAMSVIVGRALPDARDGLKPVHRRILYAMHELGLLHDRPFKKCARVVGEVLGKYHPHGDTAVYDALVRMAQDFSMRSPLVDGHGNFGSVDNDPPAAMRYTECRLKALTSAGLLHDIESETVDFADNFDGSQQEPTVLPARVPQLLLNGSSGIAVGMATNIPPHNLGELIDGLVALIHNPEITDLELMQYIHGPDFPTGAQILGTSAIREAYTTGRGSITMRGVANIETIEQRGRPDREAIIITELPYQTNKAALIEKIAEMVNEKRLEGIADIRDESDRDGMRIVIELKRDAYPRVVLNNLYKQTPLQANFGANMLALVNSEPQVLTLKHFLSVFLDFRIESIARRTRYELRKAEERDHLLQGLLIALSHLDAIINLIRHAPDAPTAKGELITTYGLSEVQADAILQMQLRRLTALEADKIRLEHEELQTKIADLQDILARRERVLEIIETEVAQLKTSFATPRRTIILPGEGEIDERDLIANEKAIILVTEQGYIKRMPVNTFEAQSRATRGKAAAKVKDDDTVEHFLTCCDHDSILFFSERGVVYCLKAYQIPVGSRTSRGTPIVQMLPIPKEEKITSIVPVDEFSNEEYLVMLTKGGNIKKTELAAFSHIRANGLIAISLEEGDQLRWVRRARVEDSVIIGSRQGMAIHFRCNHEQLRPLSRATRGVKAMKLKNKDDELVGMDILPAAILDTLDTNTEAEIEEIETEEIEINEETVEVPANASVGPWVLVITMGGYGKRVPVAQFRLQNRAGQGLMATKFKNRKTKDKLATLRIVNNDDDEIMMVTNRGIIIRQAVNAISIQSRSATGVRVQRLDEDDAITGVAIVPPDSVDAEEAE from the coding sequence ATGACAACCTCACAGGAGAGGATTATCCCGACAGACTTGCGAAACGAAATGTCGCAGTCTTATCTGGAATACGCCATGAGCGTGATAGTGGGTCGGGCGCTGCCAGATGCGAGGGATGGTCTAAAACCTGTGCATCGTCGCATTCTCTACGCAATGCACGAGCTAGGTCTACTGCACGATCGCCCGTTTAAGAAATGTGCCCGTGTGGTGGGGGAAGTATTGGGTAAATATCACCCCCACGGTGACACGGCTGTGTATGATGCCTTGGTGCGGATGGCGCAGGATTTTTCCATGCGATCGCCTTTAGTTGATGGGCATGGTAACTTCGGTTCCGTGGACAACGATCCCCCGGCGGCAATGCGGTATACAGAATGCCGCTTGAAAGCTTTAACTAGTGCTGGTCTACTCCACGACATCGAATCGGAAACCGTAGACTTTGCCGATAACTTCGACGGTTCCCAGCAAGAACCGACAGTACTACCGGCACGTGTTCCCCAATTGCTGCTGAATGGTTCCTCTGGGATTGCCGTGGGCATGGCAACCAACATTCCCCCGCACAACTTGGGGGAATTAATTGACGGTTTGGTGGCACTGATTCACAATCCAGAAATCACCGATCTGGAATTAATGCAGTATATCCACGGTCCCGACTTTCCCACCGGGGCACAAATTTTGGGGACATCTGCCATTCGGGAAGCTTACACCACCGGGCGTGGTTCCATTACCATGCGTGGTGTCGCCAACATTGAAACCATCGAACAACGGGGACGCCCAGATAGAGAAGCAATTATCATCACCGAATTGCCCTATCAAACCAACAAAGCGGCGCTAATTGAAAAAATCGCCGAAATGGTGAACGAGAAGCGGCTAGAGGGCATCGCAGATATCCGAGACGAGAGCGATCGCGACGGGATGCGGATTGTCATCGAACTCAAGCGTGATGCTTATCCCCGCGTGGTTTTGAACAACCTCTACAAGCAAACGCCACTCCAAGCCAACTTCGGCGCCAACATGCTGGCGTTGGTGAATAGCGAACCCCAAGTACTCACCCTCAAGCATTTCTTAAGCGTCTTTTTGGATTTCCGCATCGAATCCATTGCCAGACGTACCCGCTACGAACTGCGGAAAGCGGAAGAACGCGACCACCTGTTGCAGGGGTTATTGATTGCCCTGTCCCACTTAGATGCAATTATTAATTTGATTCGCCATGCACCAGATGCGCCCACAGCTAAAGGCGAGTTAATCACAACTTACGGGCTTTCCGAAGTGCAAGCAGACGCGATTTTGCAGATGCAATTACGGCGGTTGACTGCCTTAGAAGCAGATAAAATTCGTCTGGAACACGAAGAATTACAAACCAAGATTGCCGACTTGCAAGATATTTTGGCACGACGGGAGAGGGTGCTGGAAATCATTGAAACCGAAGTCGCCCAACTGAAAACTAGCTTCGCCACCCCCCGGCGGACGATCATTTTACCAGGGGAAGGCGAAATAGACGAACGTGACTTAATTGCTAATGAAAAAGCGATCATTTTGGTCACCGAACAAGGCTACATCAAACGGATGCCCGTCAACACCTTTGAAGCCCAAAGCCGTGCTACCAGAGGCAAAGCCGCAGCCAAGGTCAAAGATGATGATACCGTTGAGCATTTCTTAACTTGCTGCGACCACGACAGTATTTTATTCTTTAGCGAACGCGGCGTAGTTTACTGCCTGAAAGCCTATCAAATTCCCGTGGGTTCCCGCACCAGTCGCGGTACACCCATCGTCCAAATGCTACCCATTCCCAAAGAAGAAAAAATTACCTCCATCGTCCCCGTTGACGAATTTAGCAACGAAGAATATTTGGTGATGCTCACCAAAGGCGGTAATATCAAGAAAACCGAATTGGCAGCCTTTAGCCACATTCGCGCCAATGGTTTGATTGCCATTTCCTTAGAAGAAGGCGACCAACTCCGGTGGGTAAGACGTGCCAGAGTAGAAGACAGCGTAATTATTGGTTCTCGTCAAGGAATGGCGATTCACTTCCGGTGCAACCACGAACAACTGCGTCCCTTAAGTCGGGCGACTCGTGGGGTAAAAGCTATGAAGCTGAAAAATAAAGACGACGAACTCGTGGGTATGGATATTCTCCCTGCGGCAATTCTCGACACTTTAGATACCAATACAGAAGCCGAAATTGAAGAAATTGAAACAGAAGAAATCGAAATTAATGAAGAAACCGTAGAAGTACCTGCCAATGCCAGCGTCGGTCCTTGGGTGTTGGTAATTACAATGGGAGGATATGGTAAGCGCGTACCAGTCGCCCAATTCCGCCTGCAAAACCGTGCCGGTCAAGGTTTAATGGCAACCAAATTCAAAAACCGTAAAACCAAAGACAAGTTAGCAACCCTACGTATTGTCAACAACGATGACGATGAAATTATGATGGTCACCAATCGCGGTATTATCATTCGTCAAGCGGTGAATGCAATTTCCATACAATCGCGATCGGCAACTGGAGTAAGAGTGCAGCGTTTAGATGAAGACGACGCCATTACCGGAGTGGCAATAGTTCCACCTGATAGTGTCGATGCAGAAGAAGCAGAGTAA
- a CDS encoding S-methyl-5'-thioadenosine phosphorylase, with protein sequence MPQASIGIIGGSGLYKMDALKDIEEVQVQTPFGSPSDALILGTLEGTRVAFLARHGRNHALLPSELPFRANIYAMKQLGVEYLISASAVGSLKAEAKPLDMVVPDQFIDRTKNRISTFFGEGIVAHITFGDPICQNLAAVLTDAIASLNLPEVTLHRSGTYVCMEGPAFSTKAESNLYRSWGATVIGMTNLPEAKLAREAEIAYATLALVTDYDCWHPDHDSVTVEMVIGNLLRNAVNAQKVIQETVRRLSENPPPSEAHSALKYAILTQLDKAPAATKEKLGLLLQKYF encoded by the coding sequence ATGCCTCAAGCTAGTATTGGAATTATTGGTGGGAGCGGTCTGTATAAAATGGATGCGCTCAAAGATATCGAAGAGGTGCAAGTTCAGACTCCCTTTGGTTCGCCATCTGATGCTTTGATTCTCGGTACTTTGGAAGGAACACGAGTAGCTTTTTTGGCACGTCATGGTCGTAATCACGCGCTTTTACCTTCTGAGTTACCATTTCGCGCTAATATCTATGCGATGAAGCAATTGGGTGTGGAGTATTTAATTTCCGCTAGTGCTGTGGGTTCCTTGAAAGCAGAGGCGAAACCATTAGATATGGTGGTGCCAGATCAATTTATTGACAGAACAAAAAATCGCATTTCAACGTTTTTCGGTGAAGGAATTGTGGCTCACATTACCTTTGGCGATCCGATTTGTCAGAATTTGGCTGCTGTGTTGACAGATGCGATCGCTTCTCTCAATTTACCAGAAGTCACTCTCCATCGCAGCGGTACTTATGTGTGCATGGAAGGGCCAGCCTTTTCCACAAAAGCAGAATCAAATCTTTATCGCAGTTGGGGTGCAACAGTCATTGGGATGACGAATTTACCAGAGGCGAAGTTGGCTAGGGAAGCGGAAATCGCCTATGCAACTTTAGCGCTGGTGACAGATTACGATTGTTGGCATCCAGACCATGACAGTGTGACGGTGGAGATGGTAATTGGCAATTTGCTGCGGAATGCGGTAAACGCTCAAAAGGTGATTCAAGAAACTGTGCGGCGCTTAAGTGAAAATCCACCACCGAGTGAGGCACATTCGGCTTTGAAATATGCGATTTTGACTCAATTGGATAAAGCACCAGCGGCGACGAAAGAAAAGTTAGGGTTATTGTTGCAGAAGTATTTCTAG
- a CDS encoding ABC transporter permease — METSYIQISYAQLSLATLFIAINVGLSFGLRLGLEQSLAIASLRMVIQLLMVGYILQWVFTLSNPVLIILLALGMTVIAGISSVNRTRRRFAGIYWNNFISLLSGSFLVTGIVVSGILRVQPWYEPQYLIPFLGMVLGNALTGTSLSLDRFMEDLTSRRGEIEALLSLGATRWEAAHQSIKEALRTGMIPTINSMMVMGLVSLPGMMTGQILAGANPSDAIRYQIVIIFAQASGTAIAIIGVIILAFFALFNQNHQLTDLLIQKSPNKAKVKS, encoded by the coding sequence ATGGAAACCAGCTATATCCAGATCAGTTATGCACAGTTGTCTTTAGCAACTTTGTTTATTGCGATCAATGTGGGGCTTTCTTTTGGTTTGCGGTTGGGGCTAGAGCAAAGTCTGGCGATCGCTTCCCTACGGATGGTTATACAGTTATTGATGGTGGGATACATATTGCAGTGGGTATTTACTCTCAGCAACCCTGTATTAATCATACTTTTGGCTTTGGGAATGACTGTTATCGCTGGTATATCCAGTGTTAACCGCACACGTAGACGATTTGCTGGTATTTATTGGAATAATTTTATTTCGCTTTTGAGTGGTTCCTTTTTAGTCACCGGGATAGTAGTTAGCGGTATTTTGCGTGTACAACCCTGGTACGAGCCTCAGTATCTCATTCCCTTTTTGGGTATGGTTTTGGGTAATGCCCTCACGGGTACGTCTTTAAGTTTAGATCGGTTTATGGAAGACTTAACTAGTCGTCGGGGGGAAATAGAAGCCCTACTGAGTCTTGGTGCAACCCGTTGGGAAGCCGCCCATCAAAGTATTAAAGAAGCCCTGAGAACAGGAATGATCCCGACTATTAATTCAATGATGGTGATGGGACTCGTTAGTTTACCGGGAATGATGACTGGTCAAATCCTGGCTGGGGCAAATCCTAGTGATGCCATACGCTACCAGATTGTGATTATTTTTGCCCAGGCATCTGGGACAGCGATCGCCATCATCGGTGTTATTATCCTAGCTTTCTTTGCTCTGTTTAATCAAAATCATCAGTTGACAGATTTGTTAATTCAGAAATCACCAAACAAGGCAAAAGTAAAAAGTTAA
- a CDS encoding ABC transporter ATP-binding protein, protein MKDQLTKNQTTEPELFPNNPILLVQDLGRIVEQRWIWSHLSFQLFPGERVAVIGASGSGKSLLLRALAGLDPVQAGQIIFQGQLINSHFMPTYRSQIIYLQQRPALWEGTVEENLRRVYRLAIHRHLIYNRELILDYLHLLHKTPDFLQRPVSALSGGEGQIVAFLRALQLSPSILLLDEPTASLDPGTAQSLEALVAAWQREHPQRAYLWTSHDPTQLERITNRQITLKEKD, encoded by the coding sequence ATGAAAGATCAACTTACTAAAAACCAGACTACTGAGCCAGAATTGTTTCCCAACAACCCTATTCTTTTGGTACAAGACTTAGGGCGAATCGTTGAGCAACGCTGGATTTGGAGTCACCTCAGTTTTCAATTATTTCCAGGGGAGCGAGTAGCGGTGATCGGTGCTTCTGGCTCTGGTAAAAGTCTGCTCCTACGAGCATTAGCAGGACTCGATCCTGTACAAGCAGGACAAATTATTTTTCAGGGACAGCTGATAAATTCCCACTTTATGCCTACCTATCGTTCGCAAATTATTTATTTGCAACAACGGCCAGCCCTATGGGAAGGAACTGTAGAAGAAAATCTCCGGCGAGTTTATCGGTTAGCTATTCACCGCCATCTAATTTACAACCGCGAGTTGATTTTAGACTATCTACATCTTTTGCATAAAACGCCTGACTTTTTGCAGCGTCCGGTTAGCGCTCTTTCAGGTGGAGAAGGGCAGATAGTCGCTTTTCTGAGAGCTTTGCAACTTTCACCTTCAATACTGCTACTAGATGAACCTACCGCCTCACTAGATCCTGGAACTGCCCAAAGTTTAGAGGCTTTAGTTGCAGCTTGGCAACGTGAACACCCACAAAGAGCATATCTCTGGACAAGTCATGATCCAACTCAGTTGGAACGTATTACCAACCGTCAAATTACCCTGAAGGAAAAGGACTGA
- a CDS encoding ABC transporter ATP-binding protein, whose product MPLELQNLTGGYTTVPIVQDINLTLQTGEWLSLVGANGSGKSTLLKLLSRILFPQQGTVLLDGKAIHSQPPNLVAQKLAFLPQQQIVPVGLTVRQLVSLGRTPHQPWWKWELNAEDWLKVEEAIQKTQLEKLSDRLVEQLSGGERQRAFLALALAQEPKVLLLDEPTTFLDINYQLQLLELLKELNQQQELTIVTVLHELNLAARYSSRIALLKQGHIWEIGTPEEVMTPNAIAQVFSVESVIIHTPVGLQVCAISAI is encoded by the coding sequence ATGCCACTCGAACTGCAAAATCTCACAGGCGGTTACACCACAGTACCAATCGTCCAAGACATTAACCTTACCCTGCAAACAGGAGAATGGTTGAGTTTAGTTGGTGCTAATGGCTCAGGTAAGTCTACCTTACTGAAATTGCTGAGTCGTATTCTTTTTCCACAGCAAGGAACAGTGCTACTTGATGGCAAAGCAATTCATTCTCAACCCCCAAATCTAGTTGCACAGAAACTAGCATTTTTACCGCAGCAACAAATAGTTCCCGTTGGCTTAACAGTGCGACAATTAGTAAGTTTAGGACGCACGCCACATCAACCTTGGTGGAAATGGGAATTAAATGCTGAAGATTGGCTAAAAGTCGAAGAGGCAATTCAAAAGACGCAACTAGAAAAATTAAGCGATCGCTTAGTCGAACAACTCTCAGGCGGTGAAAGACAACGGGCTTTTTTAGCTTTAGCACTAGCGCAAGAACCAAAAGTTTTATTATTAGATGAACCGACAACTTTTTTAGATATCAACTATCAATTGCAACTCTTGGAACTCCTAAAAGAACTGAATCAGCAGCAAGAATTAACTATTGTCACAGTTTTACACGAACTAAATTTAGCAGCGCGGTATAGCTCTCGCATTGCATTATTAAAGCAAGGTCATATTTGGGAAATTGGTACGCCTGAAGAAGTTATGACACCAAATGCGATCGCCCAAGTTTTCAGTGTAGAATCAGTGATTATTCACACACCTGTCGGATTACAAGTTTGTGCTATTTCTGCTATTTGA
- a CDS encoding cadmium resistance transporter: MNEFVTAFSTGIAAFTATNLDDLVILTLLFSQVNATFRHRHIVIGQYLGFCTLVIASLVGFLGGLVLPPHLIGLLGLVPITVGLNRLLNKESDSQTQPELSTSSSLISFLSPQAYSVAAITIANGSDNVSIYMPLFANSTLSSLLVIIAVFLLLVGVWCYVTYKLTCQPAISNLLTRYGNGFVPFVLIGLGVFIILDGASLTPIALTASCLCLAGLVKLYTMNGQVATSSSVEIRG; the protein is encoded by the coding sequence ATGAACGAATTCGTCACCGCATTTTCGACCGGAATCGCAGCTTTTACAGCTACAAACCTCGATGATTTAGTCATCTTGACGCTGTTATTCTCTCAGGTAAATGCAACTTTCCGTCATCGACACATCGTGATTGGTCAGTATCTAGGTTTTTGTACTCTGGTGATTGCCAGTTTGGTTGGTTTTCTGGGGGGTTTGGTTTTGCCACCCCATTTGATTGGTCTTTTAGGTTTAGTACCCATCACCGTCGGATTAAATCGTCTGTTGAACAAAGAAAGCGATTCTCAGACGCAGCCGGAGTTGTCTACTTCTTCTTCCTTGATTAGTTTTCTATCTCCCCAAGCTTATAGTGTGGCGGCTATTACCATCGCCAACGGCAGTGATAATGTGAGTATCTATATGCCCTTGTTTGCGAATAGTACCCTTTCTAGTTTGCTGGTAATCATTGCAGTCTTCTTGTTACTAGTCGGCGTTTGGTGCTACGTGACGTACAAGCTGACGTGCCAGCCTGCAATATCTAATCTGCTAACTCGCTATGGCAACGGTTTTGTTCCCTTCGTTTTGATTGGTTTAGGTGTGTTTATTATCCTAGACGGCGCTTCACTAACTCCAATTGCCTTGACGGCTAGCTGCTTGTGTTTAGCGGGACTTGTCAAACTGTATACCATGAATGGGCAGGTAGCAACATCGTCAAGCGTTGAAATTCGTGGGTAA
- a CDS encoding DUF1003 domain-containing protein → MNTSKTLSSNKVDAKVAQKPQIVEMQSASQNTSSEELTFGQRLADKFATQVGSWGFLIGQSTILAGWVGINLMPGVPHWDDSPFMMLNLVFSFASAYTAPIVLMSQNRQSDTDRKNAEIDHKVNLRAGQNIELLHEKLDDIHTQQLNELTQIIKEQQRVISELKVTLVPTSKQTKKLKLGVLPGLHTQSNAKFAKETSTNKTFVTEQQLGENNKVVEKMIRQ, encoded by the coding sequence ATGAATACATCAAAAACACTATCGTCCAACAAAGTTGATGCAAAAGTAGCTCAAAAGCCCCAAATTGTCGAGATGCAGTCAGCATCACAAAACACTTCCAGTGAAGAACTGACTTTCGGACAACGCCTTGCCGATAAATTTGCAACGCAAGTGGGTTCTTGGGGATTTCTTATTGGGCAAAGCACCATTTTGGCGGGATGGGTTGGTATCAACTTAATGCCTGGGGTTCCCCACTGGGATGATTCACCATTCATGATGCTGAACTTAGTATTTTCGTTTGCCTCAGCTTACACAGCGCCCATCGTTTTAATGAGTCAAAATCGCCAGTCTGATACCGATCGCAAAAACGCTGAAATTGACCACAAAGTGAACTTGAGAGCCGGACAAAATATTGAACTGCTCCATGAAAAATTGGATGATATACATACTCAACAACTCAACGAACTAACTCAAATAATCAAAGAGCAACAGCGAGTTATCAGCGAACTTAAAGTAACTTTAGTGCCTACTTCTAAACAAACAAAAAAACTTAAATTAGGTGTATTACCAGGACTCCACACCCAAAGTAATGCCAAATTTGCTAAAGAAACATCCACTAATAAAACCTTCGTTACTGAACAACAACTTGGGGAAAATAACAAAGTTGTTGAAAAGATGATTCGTCAATAA